The sequence GTGGGCGGCGAAGAATGGGAAGCCGGCACTTCGAAGGAAATTAAATGGTACAGTACAGGCATCGATTCGGTAATAATTGAATACACTACCGATAACGGAAATCACTGGAATTATATTGCTACCGACAAAAAAATACCGGTATTTTTTATTGGGAACCAGTGCCGAATACGCCTTCTACTTTGGCGAGAATTCGCATTAAAGACGCCGAAGACGGAAGTCCTTACGTCGAAAGCGACAATGTATTCTCGATTTTACCAGAGCCTCAGATAAAAGTGCTCGAGCCCAACGGCGGTGAAATTTGGCTTGCCGGTTCTACCCAGAAAATCGAATGGCTTTCTGAAAACATTAAGAATGTAAAAATCGCTTATACGATAAATAACGGATACGAGTGGATTACAATCGAAGATTCTATACCGAGCACGGGCTTTTACGAATGGGAAAATATACCCGACCTAAATTCGAAACTGTGTAAGATTAGAATCTACGACGCTCTCGACGGCGAGCCGTGGGACGTTTCGGACAACACATTCCAAATTACCAATCAGGTAAGTCAGGCAATCGAAATTACAAGTCCCAACGGAGGAGAAAGCTGGCAGGCGGGAACTGCTCAAAATATTACATGGTCTTCGGTTGGGATTAAAAATGTAAGTCTCGAATTCTCGGCTAATAACGGACTTACATGGGATGTAATTGCAGAGAACGTACCGAATTCCGGCGCATACGAATGGAACGTCCCGGATAAACTTTCGACTCAATGCCTTATCAGAATAAAAGATGCCGAAGACGGCAATCCCGTCGACCAGAGCAACAAGGTATTTAGGATTGTGCCCAAACCCAAAATCGAAGTTGTATATCCGGACGGAGGCGAAACGTGGACTGCGGGCGTGCTCGATACGATTCGATGGAATTCAATCGGCGTTGAAAACGTGACAATTATGTACAGTTCCAACAACGGGATTACCTGGGATCAACTGGTCGAAAAAACTCCTTCGAACGGTAAATATCCCGCTAGTTTTACCGTGCCTTCGAATCAATATAAAATCAGAATATTCGACTACGATAACGGGTCGCCGATTGACGAAAGCGACGGTACTTTCATTGTATTGTCCGAACCGAATATAACGGTATTAACGCCTAACGGCGGCGAAGAGTGGTACGCCGGATCGAGCGATAATATTATATGGAAATCGACAAATATAGAAAACGTGAAAATTGAATATTCGATTAATAACGGCGCTTCATGGAAGACTATAGTCGAAAGCGCTCCCAGTACCGGATTCTTTGCATGGAATAATATTCCTGACGTAAACTCGCTGTTATGTAAAATAAGGATAAGCGACGCCGACGACGGGATTCCGGCAGATGTCTCGGACGATGTATTCTCGATTACTAATAAAGGAAATCAATTAATTCAGGTAACGAGCCCCAACGGCGGAGAATCGTTGACTGCCGGAGGAAGTTACAATATTAAATGGAACGCCGCGGGTATTGAAAACGTAAAAATCGAGTACACATTTAATAACGGAATTAGCTGGAATACAATCGTAGAAAGCACTCCCAGTACCGGGTTTTATAACTGGAGTAAAATACCGAATACTACATCGACAAATTGTAAAATTCGCATAAGCGACGCTGAAGACGGCAGTCCGAGCGACGAAAGCGACGCTTTCTTTAATATTGAACCCGAACCGTATATTCAGGTGCTCGAACCGAATGGAGGAGAAAGTCTTTTCTACGGAACGCCGGTAGAAATTAGATGGGCTTCTGAAAATGTTAGATATGTTAAAATCGAATATACTATAAACGGAGGCGCTGACTGGGTAACAATAGTTAATTCTGTCGAAAGTATTGGTACTTATGTCTGGAACACCGTTCCGAATACAAATTCATTGCAGTGCAGGATAAAAATTAGCGACGCTACCGACGGAGTGCCTTTCGACGTCTCCGACAATAATTTCCAGATATCTAATCAAATTACACAAACAATGAGAGTAATATCGCCCAACGGCGGAGAAAAATGGCAGTCGGGCACATCACAAAATATCCAGTGGGATTCAAAAGCTGTTACTAATGTGGATATTGAATATACAATTAACAACGGATTAACATGGACGCCGATAGTCTCAAATTATCCGAGTTCGGGTTCGTACGAGTGGAATCCGGTTCCAAACGTAAATTCTACTCAATGCAAAGTCAGAATTAAAGACAGTCAGGACGGAACTCCGGTTGACGAAAGCAACAGTACATTTTCCATTCAACCGAGTCAGAGTATCGAAGTGATTTATCCCACTTCAGGAGTAGAAATTTTGTCGGGTCAGAAGTTTAAGATTCAATGGAGATCTCAGGGAATAGAATACGTCAGGATTGAATTTAATCCGTATAATACTACCAGCGAACTGGATTGGAAAGTACTGGTTGACAGCGTCTCGGGCGCTGACGAAGGAGGCGGAATCCGCTCTTATGAAGCGAGCTTTTCGATTGTATCCGATAATTACGTCATAAGAATAAGCGACGCCGCAGATAGATCGCCTCTTGATTACAGCGACGGCGTTTTCAAAGTAAAAGAACCGCCGACTATTAAGATCCTTGTGCCAAACGGCGGAGAGCAATGGCTTACGAGTAAATATAATGTTAGCGCCACCGACTATCAGAACTACCATCCCTATGAAATAAGATGGAACGCAAATAATATAAAGAAAGTTAAGATCGAATGGTCGACTAACGGCGGCGGCACTTGGTATACGGTGCCGGGAGCGGAGAGCACGGATAACGACGGCAGCTTTATCTGGGCGCCCGGCAGGCTTGATTCGCCTCGACCCGACAGTTCAGATAATTGCAAAATCAGGATATCGTCTGCAGACCCGGGCATTACGGCAAGCGACGTTACCGACGGTTATTTCTCGATTAGAGAAAGTAAAATGATAAGAGTAGAATTCCCGAGCGATGAAACCGAATACTTTACGACAGATAATCCCGACCGTTATCCGATGGATATTAGGTGGACATCTTATGCCGTAACTTCAGTTGATATTTATTACAGTCTCGACAATGGAGTTACCTGGACGCTGCTTGTATCAAACCATCAGTCGACGGGAGCCTACGAATGGTTCTATCCTTATGATGCTGTTACAGGACCGTTCTCTACATTGGGACGTATCAAGATTGTAGATCACGACAATCCAAATATTTGGGATGTAAACGACGTTCCGTTCTGGCTCAATAAGCGCCAGGGACAGGGAAATTAAAATAAAATCCCCCGTTTTCGGGGGATTTTTATTTGTATAGAAGATTCCGAATTTATAAATTTGACATGCTGATTTTGCCCCGTGGTGTAATGGGAACACGCTTGACTCTGGATCAAGAATTCAAGGTTCGAATCCTTGCGGGGCAGCAAAATCTTACCAAGAGTTATCCGAGTTTTTAACAATCACATCAATTCTACCTGGTATTTAGCAAGAGTTGAGAATATAAATTTTGTATGCCCGGATACGTAGGATTTATTCTTATCAGTTGTTCTGTAAGTTCTTTTGCCTTGTTGTATTCTTGGTTTAATGCATATGCTCCAGCTAAATTGTACATAACCTGCTGGTCGTTCGGATTGTATGAATGAGATTCTTCGAGATATTTAATCGATTCCTTTATATTACCGTCGCTCAACATAATTTGACCAATCCATTTAGTTGAAAATGCGTCAGGTTTAAGACTGTAATGAAGAGTTAGTATTTCCAGCGCTTCGCGGAATTTATTCTGTTTGAGGAAATCGACAGCAATGGTTTCCAGCAATATGTAGTTACTTTTAATGTACGGATATTCATAAATTAACGAACCAATGTGATTTACAAATTTTTTAACGTCGCCTGCATTTAAAAAATGCCTGGCGGTTAAATCCTGCGCTTCCGCCCATGTCAGTTTATTTGCTACTACTTTGTATGCAACCGAATCTATGAAAGTATGAGGCTTCAAGAGCTCTTTATAGCTTAATTTTTTATTTGTTTTATTATACGGCCAGTCATTCTTAAGTATCTTAATCCTGTAAACTGCTATAGTCGAATCGAGCTCGGAGAAAAAAAAGTTTGCGCGTGTTATGCTGTCTTGTATTTCTAACGGGTATTTGGGAGTCCCTTCAGGCAGCAGTTTTAAATGTGCAATTCGTTCGTAAAATAATTTACCTATTAATTGCTGCCCTTCAAGAGTGGGATGCAGATGATCCGTCATTAAATTATCGCCAATAATTTTCATGGGCGAGGAGCTAGCCAGCAGAGAGTCTGAATCAATGTAAGATACGTTATATTTTTTCGCTAGGTCGATTATTATACCGTTTAATTCTTCAGGAGCTCTGAAGCGCAAAGCGTCCAGATCTTTGGCATATCTGAATAACGAATCTGCACTTTTAAAATTCGAATATCTCGCTCTCTCAACAGCTAAAGTAAATATGCTATCCGCTCTGGGCAATCCATTCGCTTCCGTTGATATAAATGGCGGCTGGTCTTTCAAATTCGAAGCTACGGTCGATACAATTAGAGGAATGTTATTTGACTTAGTTTGTCTTATTATCTTTTCTAGATTATTGCTGAATTGACGCAATCCCTCTTTATATTTTTCCGAATTAAACGGGATTACTTTTTCTTTTGCCATTTGCGACATTAAAGTGCCGCTGTTTATTGCTTTTTTATTGAATATTAATTTTGAAACTTGTTTAATGATATCCCTGATTAACTGAGTCGTTTTGAATTTATTCAAAAAGATTAATATATCTGCGCTAAAGGTTGTGCTTCCGAAGCTTTCTAAAGAACCGACTCCAAGCGCGCCGTAATATTCATTATGACCTGCGTAAATTAAAATTAAGTCGGGTTGCTGTTTCACCACTTCGCCAATAAAATCCTTGATTGTATACGAATTCACGGCCGTTAAACTTAAATTAATAACTTCTATTTCTTTATGCGGATAATTTAATTCGAGTCTACGTCTCAAGTATCTCGAATAAGAACCCATCGGCATATAAGGATAACCTGCCGCGCTGCTGCCTCCCAATACGAATATTCTGTATGTACTGTCGGTTTTTTCTTTCCTGAATACGTCTCCTATGGATGTGGGAATAATGTTGATGCTGCTGAAATATCTTCTGCCTACTTCGGGATTTAAGGTATAATATTCTCCTTCAACTTCGCTCCACATTTCGGTTGAGTACCCGTAATCGAGTAATCGAAGGGTATATTCGAGCAAAAGGAAAAATACGATAGGAACCGACAGCATAATAATCCAAAAATAAAAGGGCGCTTTTTTGCCGGGCGTAGAGTTCTTCTTTTTCATAAGATGCAATTAAAATATTTATGAATGGAAGGAAAATAAAAAAATTAATCAGATAACGGAACGACTCTTATCCTTTTCCTTAACTCCTCGGGCAAGCGAGAAATAACGATTTTTGCTCTTGATATATATTCTGCAGGTACGCCGATAAAAAGCGTCATCTGGGAATTCGACCTTCTTCCTCTAAAAAGCGTTGCAATTTTTGATTCGAGCGCGGCGCTCTCGAGTTCTTCTCCGCTCAAAGTAATGCCGATTGCAATTCTCTTTTTAAAGCGGGCTACGGCGTCGACTTCTAGATTATCAATGGGGGAGGGCGGAGGCAGATACTTGCCGTATTTACGGCTTATCATCATATATCCGCTGTTTCTTATCTGATCGATAAGAAGTTCGACCCGTTCCTTATGCAGATTTCGTTTTTTCATTTTAATTGCAAAGAGGTATTATCGGAATTACAGGCGAAAATTTTGCATCCCCAAAATTTTTATGTTCGAAATCTTTTCGTATTCAAAACTTCGGATTTCATTAGCGCCGTTGATTCTTCCGTAGAGAACTTTTTTACCGCGGCGGTTGCGGGTAATATAATACGGCTCGACGATAAAAGGAGTAAGTCCGTACAGAAAAGAGATTCTGTTTCTGTTATAAATAGCGGTAGAAAATAATATGGTTTTCATGTTTCGTTCTCCTTTTTAATGGTAGCTGCGGAATACTCCGACTACCTTTCCTATTATTGTAAATTCTTCGGGGTTGTC comes from Melioribacter roseus P3M-2 and encodes:
- a CDS encoding GDSL-type esterase/lipase family protein produces the protein MKKKNSTPGKKAPFYFWIIMLSVPIVFFLLLEYTLRLLDYGYSTEMWSEVEGEYYTLNPEVGRRYFSSINIIPTSIGDVFRKEKTDSTYRIFVLGGSSAAGYPYMPMGSYSRYLRRRLELNYPHKEIEVINLSLTAVNSYTIKDFIGEVVKQQPDLILIYAGHNEYYGALGVGSLESFGSTTFSADILIFLNKFKTTQLIRDIIKQVSKLIFNKKAINSGTLMSQMAKEKVIPFNSEKYKEGLRQFSNNLEKIIRQTKSNNIPLIVSTVASNLKDQPPFISTEANGLPRADSIFTLAVERARYSNFKSADSLFRYAKDLDALRFRAPEELNGIIIDLAKKYNVSYIDSDSLLASSSPMKIIGDNLMTDHLHPTLEGQQLIGKLFYERIAHLKLLPEGTPKYPLEIQDSITRANFFFSELDSTIAVYRIKILKNDWPYNKTNKKLSYKELLKPHTFIDSVAYKVVANKLTWAEAQDLTARHFLNAGDVKKFVNHIGSLIYEYPYIKSNYILLETIAVDFLKQNKFREALEILTLHYSLKPDAFSTKWIGQIMLSDGNIKESIKYLEESHSYNPNDQQVMYNLAGAYALNQEYNKAKELTEQLIRINPTYPGIQNLYSQLLLNTR
- a CDS encoding Ser-Thr-rich GPI-anchored membrane family protein, whose translation is MARIRIKDAEDGSPYVESDNVFSILPEPQIKVLEPNGGEIWLAGSTQKIEWLSENIKNVKIAYTINNGYEWITIEDSIPSTGFYEWENIPDLNSKLCKIRIYDALDGEPWDVSDNTFQITNQVSQAIEITSPNGGESWQAGTAQNITWSSVGIKNVSLEFSANNGLTWDVIAENVPNSGAYEWNVPDKLSTQCLIRIKDAEDGNPVDQSNKVFRIVPKPKIEVVYPDGGETWTAGVLDTIRWNSIGVENVTIMYSSNNGITWDQLVEKTPSNGKYPASFTVPSNQYKIRIFDYDNGSPIDESDGTFIVLSEPNITVLTPNGGEEWYAGSSDNIIWKSTNIENVKIEYSINNGASWKTIVESAPSTGFFAWNNIPDVNSLLCKIRISDADDGIPADVSDDVFSITNKGNQLIQVTSPNGGESLTAGGSYNIKWNAAGIENVKIEYTFNNGISWNTIVESTPSTGFYNWSKIPNTTSTNCKIRISDAEDGSPSDESDAFFNIEPEPYIQVLEPNGGESLFYGTPVEIRWASENVRYVKIEYTINGGADWVTIVNSVESIGTYVWNTVPNTNSLQCRIKISDATDGVPFDVSDNNFQISNQITQTMRVISPNGGEKWQSGTSQNIQWDSKAVTNVDIEYTINNGLTWTPIVSNYPSSGSYEWNPVPNVNSTQCKVRIKDSQDGTPVDESNSTFSIQPSQSIEVIYPTSGVEILSGQKFKIQWRSQGIEYVRIEFNPYNTTSELDWKVLVDSVSGADEGGGIRSYEASFSIVSDNYVIRISDAADRSPLDYSDGVFKVKEPPTIKILVPNGGEQWLTSKYNVSATDYQNYHPYEIRWNANNIKKVKIEWSTNGGGTWYTVPGAESTDNDGSFIWAPGRLDSPRPDSSDNCKIRISSADPGITASDVTDGYFSIRESKMIRVEFPSDETEYFTTDNPDRYPMDIRWTSYAVTSVDIYYSLDNGVTWTLLVSNHQSTGAYEWFYPYDAVTGPFSTLGRIKIVDHDNPNIWDVNDVPFWLNKRQGQGN